The Kogia breviceps isolate mKogBre1 chromosome 19, mKogBre1 haplotype 1, whole genome shotgun sequence genome contains the following window.
CAGTTCTTGCCGCTGTCATTGAGCCGCCGCCACAGCATGCCCATGACCTCGGCAAAGGCCACCGTGTTGAAGGTCAGATCGGCAATCTCCGACATGAGCGAGCTGGGCGGACCCCACGGGTCATTGCTAGTGGCCTCGCGCACCTTGATCTCCGCTTCCGAGTAGTTGTGCACGATGTTCTTCACCTGGCGCCGCAGCGCTGATGTCGTCATGGCTGGGGACTTGGAGATGGGCGGCCCCCGCCCCAGCCGGAGGTGGAGGGCCGAGGAGGGCCAGCGTCGAGAGGTCACGGTCTCCAAGGATGGGCCGCCGTGCTCTCAGCAGGGCGGCTGTGTCCTTGGCTTCCACATGGGTCTGAGGAAGAGAGGGCCTGGAACTTAGGGGCAATGGGCCACCTTGCTGGCCACTCAGCCAGCGACTAAAGCCCTGGCCAGGGTGTCCCTGCTGCCAGGAACAGCCTTCGGCAggcacttattttaatttttcttattttacttattattcaGCAGGTACTTCTAACTTTGCATGCTCATTAATCTTCACAATCACACCTAcaaagacattattattattacctccgTTCGAAGATGGGGAAAGTTtgagagagattaaatgacttgtccaagatcacagagctggtGAATGCGGAACCAGGATTAACCCAGGCAGACATTGCTCCACAGTCTTTGCTCTTAGTTAGGGACACGAAAGTGACCCCCCAGGAATGCCTACTTGTCTTGCTTCTACTTCACTACCTCTTTTTCTGCTGGGATCTGCCTTAAGACCTATCCTTTTCAACTTTTCCATCCTCACTTAGCTCTCTTCTTATATTGTTAATTTTTGTAGCTTGATTCATTCAACACCAATTTCCTGGGGACTTCTCTGAGCCAGGCACTATGGCAAGCATAGAGTACAAGCCTCGGCCCACACACATCCACTTGAGAGGGTACAGGCAGTCACAGTCCAGCATGGGAGTGTAGAGGAGCCCAGGAGTACCCAAGCTAGGAAAATCGGGAGAGCCTTCGCAGAGGAGGTGATGGCTGAGCTGAACCGAGATTCGAAGCGAAGAGTGAGGAGAAGTGAGGCAGCAAGGCAAGGAAGGAGCATCTGGGGGAGGCTTCCTCCCAAAGAGGACCCACTGTATACACCAGagcactgaggccagagaggggtATGGCGTGTCCATAGTCACACAGCATGTacgtggcagagctgggcctaACACCTAGGTGTCCAGAATACGAAGCCAATTAACTCATCTGATTGCTTTCTTGCCTCAGTCCCACCTTCTCAGCCAGAATGAAAACTCCCTGAGGGCAAGGCCAGCCTGGGCTCCCCAAACCCCCAAGGCCCTGGGCAAGTGATAGACCTCTGATCTCCCAGCTGAGGGAAGATTAGGGCCAGCCCACTGCCCTCCccacagcctcaggaccaggccATCCGCTAAAAGCAAACCCAGGCCCAAGACAGAGAAAAGTTCTCCCAGGGTCCTACCAGAAACCAAAACCCAAATCCCCCCTGCCACCACCATTCCTCTGGtgtgggacacacacacacacacacacacacacacacacacacacacacacacacaccacgcacacacaccacgcacacacacatgcacgtgcgcgcgcgcacacacacacacacactagctgGACCtggcctccacacacacacacacacacacacacacacacacacacacacacacacacacacacacacgctggacCTGGCCTCCACCCAAACCCCCCACCAACACCAACCATGGAGACCGCGCCTCTCAGCTCTACCCTTGGGCTCAGCAGGAGTCAGAAGGAGCCCGTCGACCCCTGCCCCCCATCTCAACTCTCCCTCCAGCCAGCCCTGCTACCCTGGGCTCAGTTCAAAGCCTTGGCAGTTTTCCTCAGGGCCCGCGCGTGCCTGGGAGAGCCTGGACCCCGAGGGTAGGACCTTGTGGGGGCACAGACAGGATGGAGAGTGCTGGCTGAAAGCGGGCTTACCTTCTCTCTGCTGCCTTTCTgtcctggcagtggcgggcctTCTGTGGGATGCCACAGCCAACACTTGTTTAACGCCTGCCCTCCCCCTCACTAGTGACTCAGACCTGTCTTTACCTCCCCAGCCTGTGGGCTGGCGGGTGGCAAGAGTCAAGATGAGAAACAATTGTGCCCTACAGCCCACCGAGTGCAAGCCCCTCCCAGGACTGGCCACTGAAACCAGCAGAACTAGTCAGGCATCCTGACTCCACCAGGAGCCCTACCAGGGCCACCGTGGCCCTCCTGACCTGCCTGGCATAGTGGAAGGGGGCCCTCAGTgtgggccctgaggctctgcctgaACTTTCTGCTAGAAGGTGGGAATGGAGGAGGCTTCTCCACAAGCCTCTGACTGagctgagggaagggaggggtcaGAGACACCGGGAGGCCCCGCCCCCACTGAAGAGTAAGGGGACCAggtagggaggaagagagggcaggGTAAGGCCAAGAGAGCAccgaggggagggagaaggagaggaaggaacgcGGGAGGGGGTGGCCGGGAGAGCTGCCAGCGGTGTTACAAGCAAAGGGTTTTATCGAACACAATATGCCCAGAAATAAAAGGGAGTGAAACAGAAACCCAGCAGCCGATAAGGCGGCAGTGGCAGCGGCGGCAGCCGGGCAGCCGGGTATGGAATTACCGCAGTGACCTTGAGCCAGACCCTGTCAGGTGGAGGGAAGGACACTGAGAAGGCCAGGCCGAGAGGCCAATTCAGAGAtggggagatggtgggggaggcgggaggcaggagggtacgggctgggggatgggagaaGGGCCagcagggggcggggcaggcCACGGGGACAAGAGCTTCAGCTCTCTCCTATGTATGGGGTACCAAGAAGAACTTTACAAGGGACAGGAGCCTGCTCTTCTCAGGGCCCACAGCACTGGCAGATCTGTCAGGACTAAGGCAGCAGATGGCATTCCCAGAGTGGGGATTCAGGGAGTTGGGAGGAACCCAGATATGTTGAGTCACGTGCATGCGTTTACCCAGAGACTGTGTGTGCCCCCATGGGCCCGCACCCCTTCCCATCCTCTGCTAAGGTGGCTCTAGTGCCAGGCCCTTCCCCCCATCAGGTCCAGCTTGGGCAGTGGGGGAGTTGGCTGTGCCCTACAAGAGGAGTGAGCCCTAGCTCTACGCTTAAGTCAGCCCAAAGGTAGATGTCTCTTGGGGGCACTGGAGTTGGGTGGGGGCTGTCCTGAGGCGAGAGGTGCAACAGAGGCTGAGGAGGAGTGGGCAGGAGTCTGTGCGGAATGCCACCAGAGATGCTAGTCCCAGGATGGGGAGCGAGCCCTAGGAGGCCCCCTTTTGGGGGGCTCTAGGGAGGAAGGGGCGGCACGCAAGATGCCTCCAGGTTCCTCTGTGACCCTGCCCTCCTCGCCCTTCTCCCGGGGACCTGGAAGGGAGACTAAGCCCCAAGCCTTTTAATGCCAGGCAACACCGCTGATGACGGGAGCTTACCTCCGGTGCAGGCTCCCTTGGCCCCAGCCCCGGGACCACAAGCAGCCTCTGCAGTGACCCTCCAACCTGCGCAGCAGGGGGATGGCACAGCCTCGGGAGTATCCCCAGAGCCATCCACCACGGACCCTCGTCCTGGAGACCAACCCTCTCCCAGGAGGCACAGACCCCTCGGAAGGGCGGCTCAGGGTCCCCAGAATGGGCGGCTGCTCTGCCTCCTGCCTGCTTGTCTTCTGGACGCCAGGCAGCACTAAAGAGGAAAGTTGCTCAGCTGGCCAGGCAGGTCTGCCTCAGCAGTAACAGGACACAGGAGGAAGTGCAGGGCATGTTAACCCCTTCCTGCTGGCCAGGCAGGCGGCACCTTCAGAGGTGGGACGCCTGCCTGCTGGCTGTCCCCAGGAGGTGCAGATCTGGAGCCAGTGCTGGTGACCCACTCCCATTCTGCGGTGAGTTaacccttcctctgcctcctcgGGGGAAatgaagggtggggaggggaggctccAACACCCAACCCTCCCCTATATTCCTCCTCTGGGCCAAGACCACCATTCCCTGGGGTTGGCCCTTTGGTGGAGAACTGCCTTGTGTGGGTTTCCATCTGGTCCCCTCGGCAACCCTGAAGGGGGCATGAGGACTTCAGGCACAGCGCCCTCTCTGCGTCTCTGACGTGGGATCAGATCCGATCGGAGTGCCCTGCTCTCTCCAAACCTCCTCCCATGTCTCAACTGGAGGATGCTTGAGGCCCATGGGGTCCTTATCAGAAGCACCCAATGCAAAACCAAGTGGGTAGGAGACTGTAGCCACTCTTCAggtctccccctctcccttctgcTGCATCAGCATTTAAGGCCAATAAGCCCACCATTAGCACAGTTGTTCTTCAAATTCTGGGAGCCTGGGGCCCACTCTGCACAGGAAGCCTGGCCCAGAATGATTATTACTGACAGAGAAGAATTTATGGTACCGAGTCTGAGCTGACAGCATGTTTCTTTGCAAGAGTCATCTCTCATCCACTTCATAATTCTCTGAGCAAGGGAGGGAGCAGAAAGTCCAGAGGCTGTTTTTAAGGTAGAAAAAATGGCTCAAAGAGGCCAGGTGGCTTGGCATGGGGAGGGGGATAAGCAGGCtagaatccagaataatctctggCTGACGACAAAGGGATCTGGCCTTTAGGGTTTAAGGGTGTGGTAGCATATGATCCTCAGGGACTGGGACAAGGCCCTTGGACCCAGTGGAAGTGTGAGTACCTTAGGGACCCAGGTCCCATAGTGTCTAGTTCTCCCCCTAGTCACACACTTTGTCATTCTTGGTGATGACACTTTGGAAAGACCTGGCTCCAGGAAGATGCCCCCAAAAGTGTGGGTCAACAAAGGCCAGAGGCAGGGGCTACGAGGGGTGATGCTCTCTGTCCTGTCACCTGATTCATTCCTTGTCCTGCTACCAATTTGCTTTTCCACTCCTCATCCCACACATCACCTCCCCAGCtgtgtttctctctcctcctatTGGATGGCTCCAggaatggggaggaggggaatCCAAGGGCAGGTGGGATATGGGAGGACCAGGAGCTGACTTCATCAAGATCTGACATTCAAGACATGGAGGCATAAAGGAAGTGGTAGGAACCTAAAGgttctttattgatttgtttgttAAGCAGTTTCGCAGAAGGCAGCTCAGGCACCCAAGTCAGGTGCAGAGACGCAAAGGCTCCTTGACATTCTCTTTGGGGCTGAGCTCATCAGCCAGGACCAGCAAGTCAGTCACCAGGGCATCCAGCAGCCCATAGACCTGGAAGAATGGGATGAACATCACAGGCAAAGGTTCACTCTCTGGAAAGCACGTGCACAAGGGAGCATCCCCCATGCTGCGAGATGGATGGACACACCTACACAAGAGGGACAGCTGGAGAGGGGAGACAACTAAAGTTGTGTAGATAAAACTAAATTTTCTGTAGGACTTTTGTTTTTgcaaatagttttttgtttgtttgtttgtttttttgctgctttgggtcttcgttgctgcacatgggctttccctagctgcagcgagctggggctactcttcgttgcagtgcatgggcttctcattgcggtggcttctcttgttgcagagcacgggctctaggtgcacaggcttcagtaggtgcagcacacgggctcagaagCTGCAGCACACAGgtcctagagcacgtgggcttcagtagtcgtggcacatgggctcagtagttgtggctcacgggctccagagtgcaggctcagtagttgtggcacacgggcttagttgcttcgcggcatgtgggatcttcccagaccagggatcaaacccatgtcccctgcattagccggtggattcttaaccactgtgccaccagggaagtcccagttttacTTTTTGAACCAGACTGGGGCGGTAATCCTGCACTGCCCCTTGGACATATGGGGACATTAGAGCCAAGAGTGATTAAAGGGGCAATTCCAGGGAGGCCCAAGGAGCAGTGCCCATTTAGTCCCTTGGGGTGACCCAATTCTACCCTGGCCTCCTGGAGACCAACTTTCCTTCCAGTAAGATCACAGATCCACGTACTGAAATGTCTCCAAGACTCTACCCTGTGGTGGAGGCTGGACCACACAAGCCTCAGCAAGTTGATTCTGAATTTCAAAAAGCCAAGCAAGAGACTACCCCACCGGTCCTCAGAGCCCTATGATTACTTTCTAGACCCCATGGAAATCCACAAATCTCAGTGATGTCACCAACAGCAAATGGAGCTTCTGATTAAATGTGATCTGAGTGTTCACGCAACGCACAATACAATCTCGGCTACCCAGCTGTCCACACCGGAGGAAGGCAAAGCATTGCCGTTAGACTCCTTGATATATCAAACATGGCTTTGTGGATCTCCCCTccaaaaccaccaccaacaacagaGAACAACAGAACATGACACATGGGTGAATCCCTAAAGACCTACTGCTTAAGAACACATAAAGTCTCTCCAGCGTTTCAAAACCCTTACACTTGCTGGAAATTCACTCTAGGTGGTGCTCACGCAAGGAACACATCTGCCAAGACGCACCTAACACAGAGAAGTGAGCACGGCAGAAAGGAAGAGGCTTCTGCTCTGTCCCCCCGCTAGAATCTGTTTCCGGgtggcagccagagtgatcttctaAAGCATGAGTCGGACCACATCACTCCTCAAGTCAAAACACTGTGTCCTCACAATGGCCTACAAAGCCCCACGTGACCCGCTCCCACTTGGcggactctctgcccttctgtCCTCCTGGCTCACTCCCTCTTCTGCCACAGCACTCTTCCTAGATGTCAACATGGCCACACTTCCCTGCCCTTCAAGTCTTTGTTTCACGTCACCTTCCAGTGAGGCCCACCTACCCCCGCCCGGggcctccccatcccccagccctggtctctctccttttcccataGTGCCCATCAGCCAGCATACCAGAGGTGCTCCTTATTCATGGGGTCTGTCTTGAACAGTAGGATGCCCTTCACAAAGGCAGCTCTGCTTCCATCACAGTGCAGTAGGCACTTAATTGTTTGTGGGAGAAACAGAGTGAATGAGGGAGCCAGGGAGTGGAGGAAGGTATGCAGGGCAGGTGTGAGTGAGGGGAAGGCTGAGTGCCGGGCTCTTGCGCTCACCTCAGTATGCAGCCTCTGGGTGTATTTCTCCATGACCAGGGGATCTATGGGTTCCTGAGACGGGATGATGCTGTCAGGGGCAGGGTCTTCAGAGGAAAGCCTGTCCCGACTTGtagatttcattgatttcttgtcATCCTTTGCTTTGTGCTTCTTGCTGTTTAAACGGTCCTGcgtggagagacagagacaaggcCAGCCTTCAGTAGCTCCTGGGGGAGGTCCAGGACTTTCTCAAGAGCAGCTTAGCGGGGAGCAGGGGCATCTCGCTGGAGTGACTGCCCACCTTCCGCAGCCCCTCCTGTCCCTTCCCCAGCCCACGCCCCCAGGCCCAGACGACGTGCCACCTGCCTCTTTCCCCGGTGGCAGCTTGGctccttttttctcatctttgtctTTGATTCCCAACTGCTTCTTTTCTTGAGATGGCCCTTTCCGGTCCTCCTTCCCCACTCTCCCGGAAGTCACCTTCACTTCTGTGACAGCAGGTGACTTTCGATCTGAGGGAGGTGACCGGAAGACAAACGGCCTGTGGCCTGGCTGCCCCCACAGGCAGGAACTGGGAGAGCAATGGGCCCTGGGCCAGCGGTGCTCTAGCTGTTTGAGAGAATCCCCACAGACGGGGAGCAAGGCCCTGGTTCAGGTGCGCGACCTTGCGGAACAGGACCGTAGGGCAGGGGTGAGAGGCCCAGGCGCTAGTCCCGGCGCCACCACTTCCCCACGTACGGGATGGCAAGTCACCTTGCCTTTCTGGGACTCCACCTGTAAAACGTGGGGACTGAGCTACGGTGATTGTTAAGGGTGTTTCTAGGTCCCCAATTCTGGCAGCAGATAAAAAGATAGCAAGAGGCCTACCCCATGGACCAACCTAACAGAGGTTCCACCAGAAGCGTACAAAGGACTGAGGTGCCACTGCTGCCCGGGCAGAGCGATGGGAGAGACCACGCGGGGGGATGGCTGCGCAGTGTCTGACCTTGCTCTTCTGGCACGTGCAAGTAGATGGTCTCCTTCTCAGGCAGGTCCAGCAGAGCCCTCAGCCACAGGGAATGGCTTACCAGGCTGTCAATCACATCTCGCCACAGCTGCAAACTGGAGAGCAAGATATATTGGAGAAAAGCCATCGTCCCTCATTCGCCCTTGAACCTGTAGAGGCTTGGTCCTTCCCTTTCAAGACACTGGTGGTGCCAGGGACTGCCACCGAAGCACCGTGCCTCTGTCCAGCCAGCAGCCTCCCTGGCACCCATGCAAGTGCTGGGATGGGGATCTGGCTTCCCTCGGGTGGTAGCCAAGAAAAAGTGGCCCAAGGATAAGGTTAGATCAGTCCTGAACTAGCTCCGTCTCGAAACCATGGCTAGAACTGGAGCCGGTCCCCCTGGAGGGGCTAGACTTGCAAAAGATTTCCAGGACAAGGCTCCTGGGGGTGTGTTCTGAGGGCCTTGCAAAAGACCCCCCAAGCCTATCCAAGCAAGTGGCAAACAGGCGGTGGGAGATTGGCACCCAAGTGAGGCTTTTCATGGAACAGGTCCGCTTCTCACTGCCCTCTGCTCTCAATCAGCACTCCTCTGCTCATTGAGAAGGAacaaggaaagaagggggaaaaggtCGAGGTGCTTACTCTTCTGTGACTCCTCCCCAGAGGGCAGCTGGCATAGGGAGAGCAGCTGTAGGGGCTGCTGCAGCAGCTGCCAGACCACGGAGCGTGTGCAGCATCTTCCAGCAACCTGACCTCCCAGAGAGCTCAGCCCCCTCGAGTCCTGGGACTGCCTGCCCAGAACCCCTGGCCACACGCCGCAAAGGGGAAGGGATGGgagcagctctcctgggggcGGTACCTACCACATCTGGTACAGGAAGTCGGACTGCGACGGCCGCGGTTCCTGGCACAGCTCCAGGGCCGCTTTGTTGAGCCAGATTAGGGCATCTTCTCTCTGGTTCTCCTCAGGGAGTGCCATCACTACCTGGCCGGTCAGAGGTACCATGGGCAACCGTTCTGCCCAGGACACCAGGGGCTCCTGTGTCCTCTACTAACAGGTGTGGTGTGGTAAGGGCAGGTGGCCAGGAGGGGATGCAGCCATGGAGAGTCTGTCTGGGTGCCTTCTGTGGGAACCTGGGCCCTCCCTCAGAAATCTGCACCCATGAACCCCGTTCCAAGGTTTGCCAGGATCAGAGAAGGAGCCCCTCCTGCACCACAGTGGCCTAGGCACCCGAGATAAAGAGAGATGACCAAGAGATTGCTTTCTCCGGGCCCTTAGAAGGTTGTTTAAGGCCCTTAGAAGGCTGCCCCTAAACTGGGGCAGCTCAGGCCAGAAGCACTGGCACCTGGCTATGCCTGCGCCCTTCTCTACCAACCCCCGCAGGGCTGGGGAGGCACCTTTCTGAAGTCCTCCAGGCAGAGgttccactctggtgggggaaggCCTTCTAGCTCCCGGGAGCTCCGGACACTCTCCAGGTCTGGGCTCCCCTCCACCAGGATCTCCTCCATGATGCTCTTCTGCTGAGAACCCAGACCAGTCTTCTGGGACCCAACAGGATTTCGGGAATCCCTGAGGGCCTCACTCTCCTGCCGGGGCAGTTGGGGGTCCAACGCTGGGCTCTTAAGGTGCACAGAAGACTTGACCTTCATCGAGGCCTCCTCCCAATAGGCTGACGGGGCCGCAGCAGCCTGGGCCCTGGGACTGAGGTGCTCCTCCTTGCCCGGCCTGGCCTCCTCAGCCTTGGGGGGCAGGATGGTGTACTGGCACCACAGTCTGTGCAGGTTTTGCACCACTTGGTGCTGGTAATGCAGCTGCAGCAGAGACAAGGGAAGACATGTGATGGGGAGGCTGCAACATGGGGGACCCAGAGCCCGAGCCAGCCTGCTCCAGCTTCCCGTCCCCTCGAGAGCGCCGATGGAGGAGGCTGgcaggagctgctgggcccagagGGGCTCCCCACTTCCCTTTCAACATAAGCATCTCCAACTTAAAGCTTTTTACACATTTGGGCTTCCAAGGAAGATTGAGTTTGAATTAAGAcgtttttgaagctctgttatcaCCAAGCATCCACTTACACTAGCTAAGttatcttgggcaaattacttaagctccctggacctcagtttctcccatataaaatgaggatataaatagtacccattgggcttccctggtggcgcagtggttgagaatctgcctgctaatgcagggaacacgggtttgagccctggtctgagaagatcccacatgccgcggagcaactaggcccgtgagccacaactactgagcctgcgcatctggagcctgtgctccgcaacaaaagaggctgcgatagcgagaggcccgcgcaccgtgataaagagcggcccccgcttgccacagctagagaaagccctcgcacagaaacgaagacccaagacagccatcaataaataaataaataaataaaattttttaaaaaagtaacaaatgttgAAGTACAAttggtgtctttaaaaaaaaaaaaaaaagtacccatcTCACAGGACTGCTGTGGAGAAACTGAGTTACTCATGGGAGATGCTAAGAACAGGTCCTGGCACATCAAAGGTTTTGCTATTGCTTTCTCCCAGGGCACGCACAAGGGGCGGGGCCAGCGCTGGGCCTGTACCCGAGGATTTCTATGGTGGAACAAGTCCTCCTCGGTGAGATAGGCGTCCACAGGTGACTGTGCACGCTCCGGGGTCAGGATCCCCCTCAGCAGCTCCTGTAGCATGCTCTCCACGATGGTGACTGCTTCGTGGGAAGCCAGCTTGTTCTGAGGAAGGGAAGGTGGCATAAGCAGCAGCTCAGGCCTCCAAAACGCATGTTACATCCTTGGGGCCACACGGTTTGGGCCCTGTTGAGAACGTGGCTTGGCCACATGGTCCGTGTCACAGAAATAGTAGAGGGGCATCTTGTGAGAAAGGCTGGTCCTATGGTCAGCAAGTAAAGCAGAcattacatttgtcaaaatcacCTTTGTTCACCAAGGGTTGAGCCCCAGCTAAAGTAGCTGGCTTGTGTCTGGGGGCCACGATGAATAAAAAAGCACAGCCTTCTCCAGAATCCCACAAAGCACAGCACCAGACGGCCAAGCTATGAGATGGACTGGGGCCGGCGGATCCCCAGTTCCCACCTCATGCTCTCTCCAGGGTGCCGGCCCCGCTAGTTAAATTGTTCTCTCTggttttgcctggttttgaagTCATGCCAGTTAAATGCAATTCACCTGGATAGTACCAGACGACAGTGAACAGATACAGTACCAGTGCAGAGGGTCATTCGTGGTGTTTGTACTCAGATGAGTACTTCCATGCGGTCTGCATCTTAAGGCCCAGTCTCATCTCTTTCTAATGCAGTAGGGCCGAGCATGGCGAAGCTCAGAGCTGCCCCTTCTCTGGCCTGCCCACCCATCTTTTATATCACAAAGCCTCGAGGAGTGTGTTTTGAGCAAGAGTGTGTTTTTGAAAAGTTCACCTCTTGGGCTGGGAGAAACAAGAGCCCTGCAGGCAATGCCAGAAAGAACACTAGGTTAACCTACCTAGTGTCTACAGGGGCCAAGATCCCAGGTCCCTTACCTCCAATAACTTCCTCTCATCCCTAAAAATGTCCTGGGTCAGGGAGACTGCATGGAGATTGACCTGCAGGAGAGCGCCTCCTAATAGGGTGGGGTGGGTTCCAAACTCCCAACACTCCCTGAAGATCCCAGCATTCAAAGACTTAAAGAAGAAGGTAAAGTTTCTAGTTTCTCCAGGCAGAATCACACCTGAGAGGGACAGACAAAGAGGTTTTCACCAAGTAGGAGCCACTGAGCCCCAAGCCTGCGTGTATAAAGTTAACTAAGCCCTGGTTAGGGTGACCAACTGTCCCAGCTTGTGTAGGACTGAGGGCTTTCTTGGGATGTGGGACTTTGATTGCTAAAACCGGGAATGTCCCGGGCAAGAGGGACAGGTGGTCGTCCCAGCCTCAGGCCTGTGCATATGGGTAACTGAGCATCTAGAATGCTTCTGCTAGCGCCCGTGTTCCGCTTCCCACAGGTGGCTCGCTCCCCTGTGTTCTCAAGCGTTCCACCGTTCCCCCAGCTGACAGCAACAGTTAGGAGACAACACACTGCACAGGATGGGAGGGACAGGCGGGAAGAGGGGCTCACACTTGCAGGAGCTGGGCATTAGCTAGACTTCGGCTGCAGGAGGGGTGAGTGGGGCAGCTTCTCCCAGGTACCTTCCCGATTGTTGAAGTAAAACCGCTGCATCCTATTCCTCTTCAGGTCTTGGAAAGAGTCCAGCTGGGACCTCCGCCGCCAGTCATACCAAATGGCCACTGTGCCATTATTGACCACGGTCAGTTCTGAAGATGCTTTCTCCCCTTCTAGAG
Protein-coding sequences here:
- the MYCBPAP gene encoding MYCBP-associated protein isoform X2 translates to MTLISAKEEPKQEAPKGEKAHPPWAPPLQHNFLKNWQRNIALRKKQQETLSERLKKPVGELLMHTGETYRKIQEERELLDRTLPARPDGKGCELTSGFWSQPEYLGDEMTGLVMTKTKTQRGLVEPVTHIRKPRSIQVEMGLPAQKDAWYRYTWDRSLFLIYRRKELQSVMAELDFSQQDIDGLEVVGKGRPFSTVTVEEYSVFERSQESSSEDTVHLDLLANYPDEVPMPILGPSLLFCGKPACWIRGSNPEDKRHVGIAVRLTFETLEGEKASSELTVVNNGTVAIWYDWRRRSQLDSFQDLKRNRMQRFYFNNREGVILPGETRNFTFFFKSLNAGIFRECWEFGTHPTLLGGALLQVNLHAVSLTQDIFRDERKLLENKLASHEAVTIVESMLQELLRGILTPERAQSPVDAYLTEEDLFHHRNPRLHYQHQVVQNLHRLWCQYTILPPKAEEARPGKEEHLSPRAQAAAAPSAYWEEASMKVKSSVHLKSPALDPQLPRQESEALRDSRNPVGSQKTGLGSQQKSIMEEILVEGSPDLESVRSSRELEGLPPPEWNLCLEDFRKVVMALPEENQREDALIWLNKAALELCQEPRPSQSDFLYQMCLQLWRDVIDSLVSHSLWLRALLDLPEKETIYLHVPEEQDRKSPAVTEVKVTSGRVGKEDRKGPSQEKKQLGIKDKDEKKGAKLPPGKEDRLNSKKHKAKDDKKSMKSTSRDRLSSEDPAPDSIIPSQEPIDPLVMEKYTQRLHTEVYGLLDALVTDLLVLADELSPKENVKEPLRLCT
- the MYCBPAP gene encoding MYCBP-associated protein isoform X1; the encoded protein is MKSLKKESRLRIPTNRILESPESVKEKKRAKIPEQPTPPIQEEPEPVSNVLQGDDIRALAIKKEDLRKQHIPHLIETEDKPAITQKLIIRKLKPKDHRKKICHLVAHPATPDAATKPLDYSGPGDILHGSDQILPHHILGSLQDFKRIAVARGNTQLAELIHTPPCLMTLISAKEEPKQEAPKGEKAHPPWAPPLQHNFLKNWQRNIALRKKQQETLSERLKKPVGELLMHTGETYRKIQEERELLDRTLPARPDGKGCELTSGFWSQPEYLGDEMTGLVMTKTKTQRGLVEPVTHIRKPRSIQVEMGLPAQKDAWYRYTWDRSLFLIYRRKELQSVMAELDFSQQDIDGLEVVGKGRPFSTVTVEEYSVFERSQESSSEDTVHLDLLANYPDEVPMPILGPSLLFCGKPACWIRGSNPEDKRHVGIAVRLTFETLEGEKASSELTVVNNGTVAIWYDWRRRSQLDSFQDLKRNRMQRFYFNNREGVILPGETRNFTFFFKSLNAGIFRECWEFGTHPTLLGGALLQVNLHAVSLTQDIFRDERKLLENKLASHEAVTIVESMLQELLRGILTPERAQSPVDAYLTEEDLFHHRNPRLHYQHQVVQNLHRLWCQYTILPPKAEEARPGKEEHLSPRAQAAAAPSAYWEEASMKVKSSVHLKSPALDPQLPRQESEALRDSRNPVGSQKTGLGSQQKSIMEEILVEGSPDLESVRSSRELEGLPPPEWNLCLEDFRKVVMALPEENQREDALIWLNKAALELCQEPRPSQSDFLYQMCLQLWRDVIDSLVSHSLWLRALLDLPEKETIYLHVPEEQDRKSPAVTEVKVTSGRVGKEDRKGPSQEKKQLGIKDKDEKKGAKLPPGKEDRLNSKKHKAKDDKKSMKSTSRDRLSSEDPAPDSIIPSQEPIDPLVMEKYTQRLHTEVYGLLDALVTDLLVLADELSPKENVKEPLRLCT